In Myxococcus stipitatus, the sequence CCGCGCCACCCGCGAGCCCCGTGCGCCCGCCGGAGGGCACCACCGCGACGCCATGCTGGTGGCACAGGGCGAGCAGCCGGGAGACCTCGTCCGTCGTGCGGGGCAGGGCCACGGCGCTCGGGGCCGGGGCGTACACCTTCGTCCAGTCGCGGCCGTACTCCTTCAGCTCGTCCGGCTCCCGCGTGAGGAAGTCGGACGGGAAGCCCTCGGCGAGGGCCTGGAGGAAGTCGGCGGGGAGCGCGGCGGTGGACATATGTCCCAGGCGTATTGCAGGCGGAGCGCGGTGACAAGGTGCGGCGGAGCGCCGGCCGCTCGGGAGGTTCCGGGAAAATCACAGGGAATCGACCTCGGTGCGTATAGGAGCGGTGGCCCGGCGACGTCCCGGGTCTCTCCGGGTATCCCACCTACACCTCACTCTCAGGAGTCCGACGATGCCGTCCTCCCGCTCGCCCCGTCTCCTTCCGTCGCTGCTCGCCGCCGTCACACTGGCGACCCCGGCGCTCGGCGCCGCTCCGGAGACGCCGGAGACCACGCGGCCCTATCTGTTCGAGACCGTGGATGACGTCGTCGTCCGATACAACCGGCTGGACGTCACCGGCGTACTGAGGGGGGAGACCGTCCCTCGGAGCTTCACGTTCTCCTACTACGCGGGCACCACCTCGGGCGACAGCATCAACCTGGCTTCACGGTGTGACCGGCTGGCGCTGCTGGCCATGGCTCGACCGGGCGTCTTCCTCCTCGAGATGGTGCACAACGGCTCCAACCTCAGCAGTCCCTCGAGCTGCCGCCTCATCCGTCGCGCGGCGCTGCCTGTTCCCTGAACCGAAAGGCGGCACATCCCATGCGGGCGACTCGATTCCGGTGGAGCGCCGTGCTGGCGCTCTCGCTGACGGGCTGGCTGTGCGCGTGCAGTGACTCATCGGATGGACCTGGCATCCGGGAGGACGACTTCGACAACGACCACGTCCCCGACGACAGGGACTGTGCGCCTCGGTCGGGGCAAAGCTGGCGCACGCTGATGGGCTTCCGCGACACGGATGGCGACGGCGTGGGCGAGGGCGAACTCACGGGGGTGTGCTCGGCCAACAGCCTTCCGAAGGGTTGGGTGGAGACGGGCGGAGACTGCGCACCGGGCGACGCCACGCGCTGGAGACTCGTCGAAGGCCTGTATCCCGACGCGGACGGAGACGGCGCCACGGTGCAAGGGCCCGTCACGGCGTGCGTGGGCACGGCGCTCACCGGCTACCAACCGCTCCCGGGCATCGAGGATTGCAACGACCATGACGCCAGCGTTCGGCGGACGCTCGTCGCGTGGCTCGACGTGGACGGGGATGGCGTCGGCGCCGGCCCCCCTGTTCCCTATTGCGAGGGAGGGGGGCCCCCTCCTGGCCATATCTGGACCGACGGTGACTGCGCTCCCGAGGACGGGACACGGTCGGTCCTCAAGGGGTATGCGTTCCGCGACCTGGATGGCGACGGCATCACCGTGGCGGAGGCAGGCACCGTGTGCTCGCCACCGAGCGGCCTGCCACCGGGCTACCGGCCCACGCCCTCACTGGGTGAGCAGGATTGTGATGACGCTTCCGCTGGCACCTGGCGCCTCGCGAACGTCTACGCGGACACGGACCTGGACGGCTATGGCGCGGGCGCCGCGACACAGGCGTGCGTGGGCAAGACGCCTATCACGGGCCAGTCCTTCGAGGCCGAGGACTGCGCGCCGGACGACGCCACCGTCTGGCAATGGCTCTCCTACAACCATCGCGACACCGACGGGGACGGGCACACCGCCCCCTCGCCGGGGGTGCTGTGCGGCGGGGCCGGGCTCCCCGTGGGCTACTCCGTGAGCCCCTCCGGCGATGACTGTGATGACCGCGACGCCACGGTCCAGGTGAGCTGGAGCGTCTTCCCCGACGAGGACGGAGACGGAACAGGCGCTGGCACTCAGGTGACGCTGTGCGCGAGCACCACCCTGCCCCAGGGCTACTCCTCGAGGCCGACGGACTGCGCGCCCACCGACGCCACCCGCTGGCAGGTCCTGGCCTATGCCCACCGCGACGCCGACGGCGACGGCTTCACCGTGCCGCTGATCGGCGAGCTGTGCTCCGGAGCCTCGCTACCAGAGGGCTACGCCACCACGGCCCAGGGCGCGGACTGCGACGACACTCAGGCCACGCTGCACACGACCCTCACGGCCTGGAACGACGTGGACGGAGATGGCGTGGGCTCCGGGGAGGCGTTCATGCTGTGCACGAACGGCCAGGTGCCCTCGCCGTACTCTCCCGTGGGCTCGGACTGCGCCGCGGAGGACGCGACGCGCTGGCGGACCCACGCCTACTCGCATGTGGACCGCGACGCGGACGGCGCGACCACTCCGGAGACGGGCACCGTGTGCGCGCAGGAGACGCTCCCGGCGGTCTACTCCACACGCGCGAGCGGCAACGACTGCGATGATGCCGACGCCACTCGCACCCATTGGGCCGTGCTCTACCCAGACCAGGATGGCGATGGCGTCGGCACGGAGCCACGGACGATTCCCTGCATCGGCGCCACCCTCCCCCCAGGGTATTCCCACCGGGGAGATGACAGCGACGACGCGGACCCGACCGAGACGGAGGACCCGGACGACGCGCTGGTGCTCGAGCTCCTGATTGGCTCGTAATTGGGCACACCGCTCGGCGGGGTCTCCTTCACGCCGGGCGACGTGGCTCCCAAGGCGCTGTCTGTCGTTCGAGAGACAGCGCCTTGAGACTTGCATTCCATCATCATCGAGGTCATGGTGTTTCCCGGCGCGGGAAACCGCGCTGCCCATGACCTCTTCTCTCTGATTGCCTCTCGCGCCTCGACGCGACCTCGCTCCCGAGCCCCCGGTGTCCTCCGGGCAGGCGCGGTGAGCCGTCCGGCGTGAGCGTCCGCGAGACAGGCACTTCTCCAGACTCCATGGCCACGCCCGAGCACGCGCCTTCGCGTGCCTGACGGCGTCTCCCTGTCTCCACCGCGTCGTCCGGGCGCGGCAACGCCCTTCGTGCGCGCGGTGGAGCTCCACACCTTCGTTTCCACCGAGACCTGTATGCATTCCCAACAGCGCAAGCTCACGTACCACGTCGCCACCACCCTCGATGGCTTCATCGCCCGCGAGGATGACTCCTTCGACTGCTTCATCAACGAGGGAGACCACGTCACGGACTACCTCGCCACCCTGCGCACCTATGGCGCGGTGCTCATGGGCCGCAGGACGTACGACATCGGCCTGAAGTTCGACGTCACCGACCCCTACCCGTACCTCGACACCTACGTCTTCTCCCGGACCCTGAAGGAGAGCCCGAACCCCCGGGTGAAGCTCATCTCGGAGGATGTCGTCGGCGCCGTCCGCGCGCTGAAGGCCCAGGAGGGCAAGGACATCTACCTCGCGGGTGGAGGTGAGCTGGCGACGCAGCTGTTCACCGCCGGGCTGGTCGATGAGGTGATCACCAAGGTCAACCCGCTGCTGCTCGGTACGGGCATCCCGCTCGTGACGAGACTGCCCGCGCACATCCCGCTGGAGCTGCGCTCGACCAAGGTCTACCGGAACGGTGTCGTGCTGCTCCAGTACGCCGTCCGTCGCTGAGCTCCACACGAGGACCGGGGGCTCGACGTCCCCGGTCCTCGCTTGGCGCCTTCGCGTCCCGTCGGCACGGGGACCTTCACGGCGGACGACGCGCCTCGAATGCGCGCCGCCACGCACGTCCCCTGTGCTTCAACCCGACACCCGGGGCCAGGCACGCAGGATGTGCTCGACCCGAGACTGCGTCGACCAGTCCACCTTGCCGGTGAGCACCTGCGACGCCTTGTTAATCTGGATCCGCTTCCAGGCCGGGACGTCCGCCTCGTGACGCGACTCCCACGCGGACCACCAGCTCCCTCCCGTGGCCGCCACCACGCGCGCCAGGCACTCATCCACCTCGGCGGCCGGCAGCCAGCGCAGCTGCTCCAGGACGCAGGCGGCGTCCATGGCCGTTGGGGCCTCTCGCCCGGTCACCGCCTCGAATACCCGGGCGCCATCGACCTTCGGAACGAAGAAGACACCTCCCGGCCGCAGGATGGCGTGCCCCTCTCGCGCGAGACCGCCTTCGCGGAGCACGACTGGATAGACGACCACGTCGGCGGCGAGCACTCCAGCCCGGGCCGCCCCCGCCAGCGGAGGGCTGCCGTGCAAGGCGAGCAGCGTGAGCAGCCGCGCGCCGTCGCCCTGATGTCGCAGGCGGACG encodes:
- a CDS encoding dihydrofolate reductase family protein, which translates into the protein MHSQQRKLTYHVATTLDGFIAREDDSFDCFINEGDHVTDYLATLRTYGAVLMGRRTYDIGLKFDVTDPYPYLDTYVFSRTLKESPNPRVKLISEDVVGAVRALKAQEGKDIYLAGGGELATQLFTAGLVDEVITKVNPLLLGTGIPLVTRLPAHIPLELRSTKVYRNGVVLLQYAVRR